A single window of Toxoplasma gondii ME49 chromosome Ib, whole genome shotgun sequence DNA harbors:
- a CDS encoding thrombospondin type 1 domain-containing protein (encoded by transcript TGME49_209060~Signal peptide predicted by SignalP 2.0 HMM (probability 0.508) with cleavage site probability 0.361 at residue 25~Predicted trans-membrane domain (TMHMM2.0):762-785), with protein MFEKRRRRGFLPPAALLGLLALLSADVKESNEAFSLCAAFAQNAGSAHKPWIGNCPRFGFAFHGSSRSSSALLEAPSEAESVSACATRCHNFVVSSFFSSALCRGFEFDRRTRLCSLFAALPSPLSPLSRPSPFIASGVSPTKTAGSLCATSCLVSAWSEWGACEGEARPGRGPLDLPSGFQRRSRHIRQLPRWGSEKCPALEEVRPCSGDPQCAMEGVGVLGWGCNPADDFAESGTDRHFVSSFEECGRLCAADPDCTFFSLDRRPRASLSLPSGAGGWGDERYGLRGDSETLGQESAASMLCYIVHGPEPGCMFLSEHFVSAPRLGGTAACPVDCVAGEWGDWSPCSHPCGASQQSRTRDAKIPARNGGKACQLVETRNCLGSPMYPRVNCAQAECTYAPWSAWSPCNSPCEGGTQERVRSVLTGDRSTCKAVKMVRACNDGIACSSRVGCNASSFGAWSPCTASCEGGERHRSRQIDFSFGPGGSACAGVSPSQVETCNEDVACGNTCEFSPWEEWSACKAVPGAGCGKRNGRRQRYRGILKQNRDSFSGRPLPCGDNQAFVEVQDCVVPGADTCADACVMTPWTTWSACSATCGEGWRSRVRSILKPLLSDSGKEGCPPTVETERCSTSELPCPEAPPEENSSGFFGSGSPQCEMGEWQPWTACNGECQRFRFRLPLAGRSTQSACSMELQEESCDPGACISAGNAEAWAGKNSATAQAALGFLPSEKGSSSGVRAAGDSFSPFETATVLPASQADVSAIARACLLSILLTLLIVFLFVYFRKKSVRGRRYIYPLDGSWSAANSFGDNDETSSFVMTQGRENSQENQNAEPGETHAETEEVESNASEKLAKVDVDQDLAFWDDEDEASKDDK; from the exons ATGTtcgaaaaacggagaaggaggggaTTTCTCCCTCCGGCTGcgcttctcggtctcctcgctctgttGTCCGCTGACGTAAAAGAGAGCAACGaagccttctccctctgcgccgccttcgcccaGAATGCAGGCTCTGCCCACAAGCCGTGGATCGGCA acTGTCCGCGCTTCGGATTCGCCTTCCATGGATCTTCCCGGTCCTCGTCTGCGCTCCTGGAGGCGCCGTCTGAGGCGGAGAGtgtgagtgcatgcgcgaccaGGTGCCACAACTTTGtggtttcttccttcttctcttctgcgctcTGTCGCGGCTTCGAGTTCGATCGCCGCACTCGACTCTGctcgctcttcgctgcgctgccctcgcctctgtctcccctctcccgGCCCTCGCCGTTCATCGCCTCGGGCGTCTCGCCCACGAAGACCGCCGGCAGTCTGTGCGCGActtcctgtctcgtctccgcgTGGAGCGAGTGGGGCGcctgcgaaggcgaagcgcgACCTGGCCGCGGGCCTCTCGACCTGCCCAGCGGCTTCCAGAGACGCTCGCGACACATTCGCCAACTGCCCAGGTGGGGAAGCGAAAAATGCCCCGCCCTCGAAGAAGTCCGGCCGTGCAGCGGAGATCCTCAGTGCGCCATGGAGGGCGTCGGCGTTCTCGGCTGGGGATGCAACCCCGCGGACGACTTCGCAGAAAGCG GCACCGATCGACATTTCGTGTCAAGTTTTGAGGAATGCGGACGCTTGTGTGCGGCGGATCCAGACTGCACTTTCTTTTCGTTGGATCGGCGGCCTCgcgcctcgctgtctctgccctctgGCGCTGGCGGCTGGGGCGACGAGAGATATGGCCtgaggggagacagcgaaacacTTGGACAAGAATCGGCTGCCTCCATGCTCTGTTACATTGTGCACGGTCCGGAACCGGGATGCATGTTTCTCTCAGAGCACTTTGTTTCAG CGCCTCGTCTGGGAGGCACTGCGGCATGCCCTGTCGACTGCGTGGCGGGAGAGTGGGGAGACTGGAGCCCCTGCAGTCACCCTTGTGGGGCTTCGCAGCAGTCGAGGACGCGCGACGCGAAGATTCCTGCGCGAAATGGAGGGAAGGCATGCCAGCTGGTGGAGACCAGAAACTGCCTGGGAAGCCCCATGTACCCCCGAGTGAACTGCG CGCAAGCGGAGTGTACGTACGCTCCGTGGTCCGCGTGGTCGCCGTGCAACAGTCCCTGTGAAGGCGGAACGCAAGAGCGAGTTCGATCTGTTCTCACGGGAGACAGGAGTACTTGCAAAGCAGTGAAAATGgttcgcgcatgcaacgacGGAATCGCCTGTTCTTCCAGAG TCGGATGCAACGCGAGTTCCTTCGGTGCGTGGTCGCCGTGCACTGCGAGCTGTGAAGGCGGAGAGCGACACAGGTCGCGTCAAATCGATTTTTCTTTCGGACCCGGcggcagtgcatgcgccggagTTTCGCCCTCGCAAGTGGAGACATGCAACGAGGATGTCGCCTGCG GCAACACCTGCGAGTTCAGCCCTTGGGAAGAGtggagcgcatgcaaggcTGTGCCAGGCGCTGGCTGTGGCAAGCGAAACGGCAGACGACAGAGATACCGAGGAATTCTAAAACAGAACAGAGACTCCTTTTCAGGCCGACCGCTGCCGTGTGGAGACAACCAAGCCTTCGTCGAAGTTCAGGACTGCGTTGTGCCTGGCGCCGACACTTGCG cgGACGCATGCGTGATGACGCCGTGGACAACCTGGTCCGCATGCAGTGCGACTTGCGGCGAAGGCTGGCGCTCGCGAGTCCGATCGATTCTAAAACCTCTCCTCTCAGACAGTGGAAAAGAGGGATGCCCGCCGACTGTCGAGACAGAGCGTTGCTCCACGAGCGAACTTCCTTGCCCGGAAGCCCCGCCTGAAGAAAACAGTAGTGGCTTTTTCGGCTCTGGAA GTCCCCAGTGCGAGATGGGAGAATGGCAGCCATGGACAGCATGCAATGGAGAATGTCAGAGATTCCGATTTCGTCTCCCGCTGGCCGGCCGCTCCACGCAGTCTGCCTGTTCTATGGAACTCCAAGAGGAATCCTGCGACCCGGGAGCATGCATTTCAGCTGGCAACGCCGAGGCTT GGGCTGGAAAGAACTCGGCCACAGCTCAGGCGGCTCTAGGCTTCCTGCCCTCTGAGAAGGGAAGCAGCTCCGGTGTACGCGCAGCTGGAGActctttctcgccgttcgAAACCGCGACCGTCCTCCCCGCCTCGCAGGCAGATGTCTCTGCCATCGCGCGCGCATGTCTTTTGAGCATTCTCCTCACGCTACtcatcgtcttcctctttgtctaCTTCAGAAAGAAGAG CGTGCGAGGACGTCGGTACATTTATCCGCTAGACGGGAGCTGGTCTGCAGCGAATTCCTTTGGAGACAACGACGAGACGAGCAGCTTCGTCATGACGCAGGGGCGAGAAAACTCCCAAGAAAACCAGAACGCGGAACCGGGAGAGACTCACGCAGAGACCGAGGAAGTCGAAAGCAATGCCAGCGAAAAACTCGCGAAAGTCGACGTGGACCAGGACTTGGCTTTCTGGGAtgacgaggacgaggccAGCAAAGATGACAAGTAA
- a CDS encoding hypothetical protein (encoded by transcript TGME49_209070) — translation MWAPKRPSFWDSAEERDSSRFSSSASPASSASASATTLSSLQSRERSSEGKRATQQTEGGETEEAGKAEEKVEDGETKKVEKRGAERGPGRFESDEERKETPAAATRDSREEERVFAAARFSGEEGKTGSDRRDAGRRREEQDGAAPVFSVSFFSEEVSRKSDFSEESANPRCSAGALRMGGHGDDEKAKREEEALAALSPLGQEIFFAVRGIRDPEFPVYTLGDLGVTTPEMICMQNEEALRTGDREAEQDEREGRASEEEAGAGCREERSVCRGTTEAASVRMSSRKRENSLSDEFQRQPPAQPPHASSSSSGHVSSSSSFSRVCGSFASSPAVVKVGLVPTNAKCSMNLCRSRVSKREVSKVLKTPPRGAVVHTDVSALFRIVQ, via the exons ATGTGGGCGCCGAAGCGACCAAGCTTCTGGGACTCGGCAGAAGAACGCGACTCcagtcgcttctcctcctctgcttcgccggcctcctcggcgtctgcgtctgcgacGACTCTCAGCTCTCTCCAgtcgcgggagagaagcagcgaaggaaagagagcgacgcagcagacggaagggggagagactgaggaggctggaaaggcagaagagaaggtggaggatggagaaacaaagaaggtagagaagagaggggcaGAAAGAGGCCCAGGGAGATTCGAGAgcgatgaagagagaaaggagacgccggcagcagcgacgcgagacagcagagaagaagagcgagttTTTGCCGCAGCGAGAttctctggagaggaagggaagacaggaagcgacagaagagacgctggccgtagaagagaagaacaggatGGAGCTGCGCCGGTTTTCTccgtgtcttttttctctgaagaAGTTTCCAGAAAAAGTGACTTTTCCGAGGAATCTGCAAATCCACGGTGCTCTGCAGGCGCGCTTCGTATGGGGGGTCATGGTGatgacgagaaggcgaaacgagaagaagaggctttggctgctctttctcctctcggccAAGAAATCTTTTTTGCCGTTCGCGGGATCCGGGACCCAGAGTTCCCTGTCTATACACTTGGCGATTTGGGGGTCACCACCCCCGAAAtgatttgcatgcagaacgaggaggcgctgaggacgggagacagggaggcagaacaagacgaacgagagggaagagcgagcgaggaagaagcgggtGCAGGGTgtagagaagagagaagcgtctgTAGAGGAACGACGGAAGCGGCTTCTGTTCGTATGTCGTCGCGCAAACGAGAGAACAGCTTGAGTGACGAGTTTCAAAGACAACCTCCGGCACAGCCGCCAcacgcttcttcctcttcctctggtcatgtctcatcttcttcctccttttctcgcgtctgtggatctttcgcttcctctcctgctgTTGTGAAAGTCGGCTTGGTGCCGACGAACGCAAAGTGCTCGATG AATCTGTGCAGGTCCCGAGTGAGCAAACGAGAAGTATCCAAGGTTTTAAAGACTCCTCCGCGTGGTGCAGTAGTACATACGGATGTCTCTGCACTCTTCCGCATTGTCCAGTGA
- a CDS encoding transport protein particle (trapp) component, bet3 protein (encoded by transcript TGME49_209080), translated as MLSSGARPGFFMPSGSSVSAQASPAVLSPPVVEVAASGLQLLQQEVVSYAARRSRGDRAETVAVLEAAGFQIGVRLLERLSLRLSTRMWEQRECLKFVCKDLWQVLFQKQADRLQTNRRGGYVIQDHDLPWLRRLRPADAKDLLAGCTYTGVPATRADGRERVEGVDAAGAVAALCQEPLVHVSLLSGIIRGALANMGLSCTVTADAAASPCCSFQIRIPS; from the coding sequence ATGCTGAGCTCCGGAGCACGACCGGGATTCTTCATGCCTTCCGGATCGAGTGTGTCTGCTCAAGCGTCTCCCGcagttctctcgcctccggtCGTGGAAGTCGCCGCCAGTGGACTGCAGCTGCTCCAGCAGGAGGTGGTGAGCTACGCAGCGCGCCGCAGCCGAGGCGACCGCGCGGAGACCGTCGCGGTCCTCGAGGCAGCGGGCTTCCAGATCGGCGTTCGACTCCTCGAGCGGCTTTCGCTGCGGCTCTCCACGCGCATGTGGGAACAGCGGGAGTGTCTCAAATTCGTCTGCAAAGATCTGTGGCAAGTTCTCTTCCAGAAACAGGCAGACCGCCTGCAGACCAATCGCCGCGGCGGATACGTCATCCAGGACCACGACCTCCCCTGGCTCCGACGTCTGCGCCCCGCGGACGCGAAAGATCTGCTcgccgggtgtacgtacaccggagTCCCCGCAACACGCGCCGACGGACGCGAGCGAGTCGAGGGAGTGGACGCGGCCGGCGCCGTCGCGGCACTCTGTCAAGAGCCTCTCGTCcacgtttctctgctctctggaATCATTCGCGGCGCGCTCGCGAATATGGGTCTCAGCTGCACCGTCACTGCAGACGCGGCTGCCAGTCCCTGCTGCTCCTTCCAGATTCGCATTCCCTcctga